In the genome of Leptolyngbya iicbica LK, one region contains:
- a CDS encoding PEP-CTERM sorting domain-containing protein codes for MNKLALMGIAAAAATASMVAAAPAEAALFTVGGTQYEVTTIEGFFPDFLSTLENQVWWGDATLATEFATVVNDDLGLPNGDSTSGNTNILGPIFLYQELIPGSTALGSAWNTTQNPPSAAPAAAIGGVRSTFAVATEVAESVPEPMTLLGLGAVGLVGAGSALKRQRSAKA; via the coding sequence ATGAATAAATTGGCCCTGATGGGAATCGCCGCCGCTGCTGCCACAGCCTCGATGGTTGCCGCTGCCCCCGCCGAAGCTGCCCTCTTTACTGTGGGGGGCACGCAGTATGAAGTCACCACTATCGAGGGGTTTTTCCCCGATTTTCTGTCAACGCTAGAAAATCAGGTCTGGTGGGGTGACGCAACGCTAGCGACTGAGTTTGCGACCGTCGTGAACGACGATTTAGGTCTGCCGAACGGTGATTCTACTTCGGGTAACACTAATATCCTCGGTCCTATATTTCTTTATCAGGAGCTTATTCCTGGTAGCACCGCCTTAGGCAGCGCGTGGAATACCACCCAAAACCCTCCAAGCGCAGCACCAGCTGCAGCTATTGGCGGCGTAAGATCCACGTTCGCTGTGGCCACAGAAGTCGCCGAGTCGGTGCCCGAGCCGATGACGCTGTTGGGTCTGGGGGCAGTTGGCCTGGTGGGTGCAGGCTCGGCCCTCAAGCGCCAGCGGTCGGCTAAGGCGTAA